One segment of Trichlorobacter ammonificans DNA contains the following:
- a CDS encoding 16S rRNA (uracil(1498)-N(3))-methyltransferase, whose translation MSEQRRFMVSSRSIRDGYASYDGDLHHHMARVLRLRSGDTVLLVDELGRSHQGVIDQVTQEWTAVRLVASSAPAATTATVPAITVIQGLPRGEKVELVLQKGTELGVHDFFLFRADRSVPRLNGDKLQSRLDRWQRIVAEAARQSERFDQPSVLWHPSAAAAAAAASGADLKLLLWERGTSAPLRDKLATLPCPARIALAVGPEGGFEAEEVEAFTFWGFMPVTLGERILRTETAALAMTAILQYIWGDI comes from the coding sequence GTGAGCGAACAGCGCCGTTTCATGGTCAGCTCCCGCAGCATCCGTGACGGCTACGCCTCCTATGACGGCGATCTGCACCATCACATGGCCCGGGTGCTGCGGCTGCGTTCCGGCGACACGGTACTGCTGGTGGATGAGCTGGGCAGAAGCCACCAGGGGGTCATCGATCAGGTGACCCAGGAGTGGACCGCGGTCCGGCTGGTTGCTTCCAGCGCCCCCGCTGCGACGACGGCCACCGTTCCGGCCATCACGGTCATCCAGGGGTTGCCCAGGGGCGAGAAGGTGGAACTGGTGCTGCAGAAAGGGACCGAACTGGGGGTGCATGACTTTTTCCTGTTCCGGGCCGACCGTTCCGTTCCCCGCCTGAACGGCGACAAGCTGCAGAGTCGTCTGGACCGCTGGCAACGGATCGTTGCCGAGGCTGCCCGTCAGTCGGAGCGATTCGATCAGCCCTCCGTGCTCTGGCACCCTTCCGCGGCCGCGGCCGCGGCCGCGGCATCCGGTGCCGACCTGAAGCTTCTGCTCTGGGAGCGGGGAACCAGCGCACCGTTGCGCGACAAGCTGGCAACGCTTCCCTGTCCCGCCAGGATCGCCCTTGCCGTCGGACCGGAGGGGGGGTTCGAAGCGGAGGAGGTGGAGGCTTTTACGTTCTGGGGATTCATGCCGGTCACGCTGGGGGAGCGGATTCTGCGTACCGAGACCGCCGCCCTTGCCATGACCGCGATCCTGCAGTATATCTGGGGAGATATCTGA